The genomic region CGCCGCATTGAAACCGAGACCCGCGAGGTGGCGGACAAGAAGGCCAAAGAGATCTTATCCCTGGCCATCAAGCGGTTCGCCGGGGATCATGTCGCCGAACGCACGATCTCGGTGGTCAATCTGCCCGGCGAGGAAATGAAGGGCCGGATCATCGGTCGTGAAGGCCGAAATATTCGCGCCATCGAAGCCGCCACCGGGGTGGACCTCATTGTGGACGATACACCCGAGGCGGTCATTTTATCCTGCTTTAATCCGATCCGCCGCGAGGTCGCCCGGTTGTCCCTGGAGCGGCTCATCTCTGACGGCCGCATCCATCCGGCGCGCATAGAAGAAATCGTAACCAAAGTAAATGAAGAGATCGAAGTATCCATCCGCGAGGCTGGAGAACAGGCCGCTTTTGACGTCGGCGTGCATGGCATTCACCCCGAATTGATCAAGCTCCTCGGAAGACTTAAATACCGCTCCAGCTATGCTCAGAACGTGCTGCAGCACTCCCTTGAAGTGAGCTTTCTGTGCGGCGTCATGGCTGCGGAACTGGGCCTGAATGTAAAGCAGGCCAAGCGAGCCGGACTGCTGCACGATATCGGGAAGGCCGTGGACCATGAGGTCGAGGGTCCCCATGCCCAGATTGGAGCGGACCTGGCCAAACGTTACGGGGAGGCCGATAACGTTATTCATGCCATCCGGGCACACCACGAGGATATCCTTCCGGAGAGCGTGCTCGCAGTGCTGGTTCAGGCGGCCGACACCCTGTCCGGCGCCCGGCCGGGCGCCCGGCGCGAGATGCTGGAGACCTATGTCAAACGCCTGGAAGACCTGGAAAAAATCGCCTCCTCCTTCAATGGAATTTCCAAGTCCTACGCCATCCAGGCGGGCCGGGAGATACGGATCATCGTGGACAGCGAGCAGGTGAACGATTCGAACTCAGCGCTCCTCTGTAATGATATCTGCCGCAAGATCGAGAAGGAGCTGTCTTATCCCGGCCAGATTCGAGTGACCGTCATCCGTGAAACGCGTTCCGTGGATTATGCTAAATAGGCTGCTTCCTCCTTTGCCAATCCACCGAACCGCGCCCTGAAAATGAAGGGCCAGACCTTCGGCCCGGAAGCCCGATTCTTCCGGGGCCATGGCTGCTGATTCGTATACCTCCCCCCGGGCTGATGTTAATTGACGATTGATGTTTTATATGCTAAATATATACAAATTTGTAGAATGTTTCTGTTTAAATCTGCTTGATGAGCCCACATTTTTGGTCGCAGACGGTGGAACAGGTAACTGAACAACAGGATTCACTGGAAGCCCGGGTTATCAAGACCCTGACCTTGATGGATCAGGACTTGCCGACTATTCCGGTGGTCTTGAGCCAGATCATGCACATGACGGCCTCGGATGACTCCTCGGTCCGGGATTTAATCAATGTTCTGAATCAGGATCAGGCCCTAACGGCGCGCATCCTCAGGGTGGCGAACTCGGCTTATTACGGTCTCAGGGAAAAAGCCACGACCATTGAACGGGCGGTGGTGATCCTGGGTTTTGACATGGTCCGGAGTCTGGCCGTCGGCGCCTCCTTTATTCATTACTTCTCCCCTAAAAATCAGTATGAAAATTTTGACCTCAACGCCTTCTGGGCTCACACGACCGCGGTCGGCGTTTTTGCTGAAGCCATCGCGCAGGACCTGGGGGGGATTGACCCCGGCTATGCCTTTACGGCCGGGATACTTCACGATATCGGCAAGCTGGTTATGCTGATTTACTTCGAGGAGGAGTTCAGCCAGGTGCTCGCCCGGGTGGCCGAACACAGACTGGATTTCTACGAGGCCGAGACGCTCGACTTCGGTTTGAACCACGCCTCAGTGGGAGGGACATTACTGAGACACTGGCATATCCCGGAGGTGCTGGCCTGGGCCATTGAGCACCACCACCAGCCCCTCATGGCCGAAAAAGGCCTGTCCCTGGCGGTATGCGTCAATCTGGCCGACTTTGCAGCCAGATACATCCAGATCGGTTCCAGCGGCAGCCCCTACCTCAAGCCCCCGTCCATAGAATTGCTCAAAAGCACAAACCTGACAGCCAAGGACTTCAAAAAAATACTTAAGCGGCTGACCAAGAAAAAGGACGACGTCTTCAAGCTGATCAGCGCTCTGGACTAGAAAACCGTAAAAAGACGCTCCAATTGAAAATTCCGGGATCGCTTCGCCCGGACATTTTATAACGATATCAAGGGCCCTTCATACCTTCCTGAATATTCGACGTGATTATTGCTGCTCCGGCGCCGGCGCCAGGCTTTCGAGCACCTGGCCGTGACTGTCCAGAATGAAGAGCTGGTAGTTGTATGGCTCGATGGTATTGATCACTTCAGCCGAACGCATGGCATGGATTTCGTATTTTCGCTCGGGCATTTTTTGCAGATACTGCAGGCAGGCCTGCCCGTCTTCCTGGCTGTTGAAAGCCGGAACGAAAAAGACGTCCTTTTCCTGTTCATGCTGGCCGAAAAGCCTTTCCAGCTCCCCGTCTTTTTCAATCACTATCCACAGCCATTCAGGCAGTTCCGTCGTCTCGCTCATGGGTATGCTCCTGATCTGGATCGTTTCCTTTCCCGGTGGCGGCTGGAAAGCGCAGGGGTCTGAAGCATGGTCTGAGTTGCCCGGGACTTCAGCAGGGAGAACCGGCTTCCTTCAGACGTTCGTCCAGCCAGATGAGAACCTTGTCAAACTCGGACTTGAACTCAGCCAGAGCCCGGCCCCGGTGGCTAACCCGACCTTTCTCAGCCGGGCTGAGCTCGGCCAGGGTCTTTTTAAGCGGCGGATAGAAAAAAATGGGATCATAACCAAAGCCATTGAAACCGTGCGGCTCGGTGGTCAATTCCCCGTCAATGCGGCCGGTCCAGGTTAAAGCCGGTCCGGCTGGCACGGCCAGGACCAGGGCGCAGACGAATGAGGCCCGGCGCTTCGTCTGACCCTCCATCTGCTCAAGAATCAAGGCGCATTTTCCCGCGTCCGTTGCCTTTTCACCCGCCCAGCGGGCCGAATGAACCCCGGGCGCCCCGCCCAGCGCCTCGATCATAAGGCCGGAATCATCGGCCAGGGTCGGGCGGCCAAGAATGCAGGCGTAATGGCTGGCCTTGAGAAAGGCATTCCCTTCAAAGGTGTCGGCATCTTCCACCGGAGCTGGCTTGGGGCCGAAATCGTCCAGGTTCATGATCCTGACAGGATAGTCTTGAAGAAGAGCCGAAATCTCCCTTATCTTGTTCTTGTTTTGGGTGGCTAAGACCAGGGTGACCTCTTGCATTATTTGGCCGGTTATTCTTCGTCTGGCAGATCGGTCTCGTGCTCGATCGAGCCCTGACGGCGCTCGGACTCGTTCTTGAGCTGAATAACGAGCTGATCCTTTTCCAGGGCCACCCCGACCTGATCGGCTAGGAGCGCCATATAAGTCTGGTCATCCTCATCAGGCTCGAATTCAAACTGGAAGTAAAACCTCAAGGCGCCCACGATACGGTTGGCTATCCGAACCGGAAACCCGCACATGGCCTCGATATTTTCTTCCGCCGCCTGATCAGGATACTGAATACGATCGTCTTCCGCTACGCGGCAGATGATGACCGGCTGGCCTGTCTCGACCTCCCCCAGACCCCGGTTGATAGAGATGGGACCTTTATTCAGATAGCGCTCGCTCAGGCCAAAGCCGCTGACGTCCATCATGGTGTTGCCTGCATTGTCAAGAAGCCATAAGACGCAGCCCCTGGCATAAGCGCCTCTGGCGGCGCTTTCGACAAGGTTCTGGAGAACCTCATCCAGGGTCTGGGAGGAATGCATGCTGTGAATTGAATGAAGAACCGCGTGAAAGGAGGAGAAATAGAAACTTTTTTTCAGAGCCTGCCCGGCCAGCTTGGCCAGGTTTTCAAAGATCGCCAGCCGATCCAGGTCTGGCTCGTTGGTTTGATCGAAATAAAGCCTTAAGGCGCCAACCAGCATGTTCCCCGCCTGCAGAGGCAGTCCGATGATACTCTTGATTCCCTCCTGGGCGGCCTCCTCTTTATACTGTATCCGTTCGTCCTGGGTGGCGTTGAGGATGACGACCGGCTCCCGCTGCAAGGTTTCTCCCAGACTCTTGTCCGCGGCCAGGGGACCCTTATCCAGATAAGACTGACTCAGCCCGCAGGCGGCAGAACTCTTTAACGCTTTCGTGCCATGATCATACAGCATCAGGCTGGCCCCCTGGGCCTCGAAGAGCTGAGCCGCATTTTCAACAATAGCCTCCGAGGTCCTCATGACGCTGAGCGAACCGTGAATTTCAGTTAACGCCTTGATAAATTTTTTAAAAAATTCCTGATCCAGCATTATACATCAATTCCCTCTCTCAGCCGGATATCGCTCTCCTTTGGGATGATTCAGCCAGACGCCCCACCTTCTCAAATATTTTTGGCCTGGTTAAGACGCAGCGACTCCCCGGTTTCATGGCCTGAATTATATGAAAGAATACCTCTAAAACGATGTAGTTTCAATGAAAATTATCATTATTTCAGAAGGCGGCCGGTTGGCCAACCAGGATTATTTGGAAGACGGGGCACTCAGAGCGGGACCGAGTTTCAGTCGGGGTTGGATTGCCGGCCCGGTCAGGTTGAAGTTAATCCTGGTCCTCAAACGGTTGGCAGGACCGAGGAGCGCCGAACCGGACAGGATCAGGACCGGTTCCTTCAGGTTAATGATTCGTCCGGCCAGCTTGATATTGATCTCCGGGTTTTTCAAAGCCAGGTTTTTGATAGTGACCTGGTCGCGCCCCAGGCTGAAATCCAGGTCTAAAAGATCAAAATCCAGGCTCAGGCTGGGTAAATCAGGCAGGGGCCGCCCGGTAAAACGGCCCGGCCCCAGGCTCATCCTGCCTGAGCCGTGATGCGGAAAGACCTGGCCCTGGCCGCAGGCAACAAGCCGGCCTCGCAGCGTACCGCTCACGACGCCCGACTGGCCTGGACCGCGCAGGCTGAATCCAGGAATTTCTATCTCGCTGAAGCTGAGGCAGAATTGCTGGGAGCCAAAAAGCTGGTATTCAAACCGGCCCTTGACCCGGCCTTCCCATGCCTCTGCCTCGATCAGGCCGCATATGCGGCCGATCAGGAGTCGTGTCGGCTTCAGTCGCAGCCTGACCCGGTTCGATTTGAAAACCCAGAGGGTTTCGCTGGAGTCGGCCAGCCCGATGTTCAGCTCGTTCAGGTTGAGAGAAAACGGGAATCCGGCCCGCGGCGCAGACAGCTCCAGGCGCAGGGGAGCCGAGGCCTCGATGCGGTTTTTCAATAAATCGGCGGCCGCCTCATACGGGAATTCAAAAAAGGCTGCTATGAGCGCCAGAGCCAGGATGTAGCCCGCCACGAGCAGGGCGAGAAGGAATTTCAGCCACCTTGAGGTCATTAGCTGGACCCTGGAGTCGCCACGCGCAGGGTCACGTCGAGTTCGGTCGGGGAGAGGTAACGAGGCCGAATCCGGAGGTTGTTGATAAAGAGCACCTTATCGCTGGTTTCAATGCTATACAAAAAGCGGACCAGCTCTTCCAGTCCGATGCCAGCCAGCCGGACCTCGAACTCGGCCATAGCCGCGCCTTCATCCACGGTCGAGGCCATCGGGGTCATTGATTCGATGTTTCCGCCTAAACCGGCCTGCCGAGCCAGGGTTTCCAGGTAGCTGAAAGGAGCGAAGTCTTTCCCCCGCGTTTCGACCCTGTTCCGCAGCCGGGCCTGCCTGCTGGCCAGAGTCTCATACTCGGCCGCCAGGACGCGCATCTCTGTCAGGTCCTTTTCCAGGCGGCTGGTAATCGCCTTGAGCCGGTCCCGCCGTGCGGCCAGGGGGGCGAGAAGAAAAAAGTAGACTCCCAGGCCCAGGATGATGACAAGTCCGGCGGAGATGACAGCGATTTCCCTCTGATTGAGCCTCATTCGGTTTGCCTTTTCAGGGAAAGTTTAAAGGTTAACTTTCGAGTGACCGGGTCCATCCGGGCCCCGCCCACCGTAACCTCGCTGAAAAAAGGCAGGCGGGTTAGCTCGTTTTTCAGGCGGTCAATATCCTCAAAACTTCCGCCTTCTCCCTGCAGTTCAAGGTTCTGCGGGGTCAGGGAGAGGTCCAGGATGCGGAGGCCTTCTCGGCTCCGGGCGATACGGCTAACTTCCAGGATCAGGCCCAGAACCCGCCTTTGTTCAGAGGCAAGCCCGGTGACACCGGAGCGGGTCTGTTCCACCTTCTGGCGGAGTTGAGCCAGGGGAGAGACCACCCGGGTCGTCTCAGGGGAAACTTCCTTAAAAACCCGGGTAATTTCAGACTTGACCGCATGATAACGCTGGTTTTGATGGCGGTAGTCCAGCAGCAGGGCGCCCGAGGCGAAGAAGCCCGCCAGGACCAGGCCGCCGGCCATGACGGCCAGGGAAGCACGGTAACGGGACAGGGCCTGCTGCGGCGCCAGCTCTCCCTGACGAAGGTTGGGCCGGGACCTGGCAGACAGGCCCAGGATGGCCAGGCCCGCCGCAGAGGCAAGTTCCGGGGTCAGGCCCAGAGGCAAGGCCGCGCCGCCTGCCTCTGAATTTAAAAGCTTAACCTCGAGACCGAGCCGACCGCTCAGGAATTGCCTCAGCCCGGGAGCATTGGCTCCGCCGCCCGCCAGGGCCAGAACAGGCGGCTGATCGCGCCGCTCGGCCAAGGAGGCGGCAAGGGTCCGCTCGATCTCAACCAGGAGCGGCTGCCAGGCCCGCACCAGAATCTCCCTGGGTTCGGAGTCCTTGTTATCCCCCAGATCGGTCTGGCGCTTCGAGGCTTCGGCCTCGGACAAGTCAATATTTTGGGCCTCGGCCAGCTTGCGAGTCAGGTCCAGACCGCCGTAAGGCGTTGTTCGGCAAGCGATGGCCCGACCCTGATCGAATAAAACCATGCCGGTCTGACTGGCTCCCAGGTCCAGCAGGAGCCAGGACCGGGAACGGTCTTCCGCCTGAAGGAAATGCTGCCCGGCCGCAACGAGCCCCAGGCTGTCAGGCAGGACAGCGTTCGGGTTCAGCCCGGCCGCCTGCAAGTTTTCTATGACCGAAGACACCGCTTCGGGTTCGGCGGCAAAGGCCAGGGCCGGCTGCCCTTTGCGCCTCTTGTCCGTCAACGGCAGGTAGTCGAAAAAGAGGCCCTCGACCGGGGCCATGATCAACGGCTCGATGATGTAAGGCAGGGCCTGGCGAACCTTGTCCGCGCGGTCAAAAGGGAGATCAAAGAAATGCAGCCTGGAATCGCGGGCCCTGACGTTTGCCACCAGCCGCGTCCTTTCGCCTCCTGTCAGGCTGGCGACCCGCAGCAGGGCCGCTTCAATCTCGACCTCATGGGGAGGGAGGGCGGCCGTAAACTCAACCGAGGTCGAATCCTTCAGGTCAAAGCCCGCCTCGGTCCTGGCCAGCCTCACGGCCCGCACTGCACCGGCTCCCAGGCTGAGGCCGACCGCCTCGCCCGGACTTAAGATGTTTGAAAAAAGCCTGAAAGCCAAGAAACCTCCTCAGCCGGTTTTGTAATAAATCAAGGCAATGCCTTTGTCGTCCCGCTTCACGATGCCCAAGGCAACCACTCGCGCCTGGCGGAAAAGGCCTTCGACCTGAATGAGAAAATGACTGCTTTTAACCGAGATCAGACCGAAGATGTCGTTAAAAAGCTGCGGGTCCATGCGCAGGCGGTCCCGGAACTCCTCCAGAGACCGAAAGGGCTGCGTATTCCGGTGTTCTACTATCTCCTGGGCCAGGTTTGCCGTCAAGCCTTCATGCAGGCTCATGAGAACCAGGGGGTCTGCGGTGTTGATATTGATCCGGCCTCGATTGTCCGAGTCGTCCGGAAAGGCGGCCACCACTTCGGCCAGGCCGCGCTGCGCCTCGGTCCCGTAAACGATTGCCGGGGTGAAATCTTTGAGGAGCGTCAGCTGTCCCAAGGTCTCCAGGGGGCCGTTGGCGCAGGGATAAGGTCTTTCAAGGGATAAATAGTAAAGGCCTTCAGCGCTGCTGTTGGACCGGGGATCGTCGTCCCGGTCAAGCCAGTCCAGAAGGGGCTCCATCAGCGCGGGGTCCAGTTCGAGCAGCAT from Deltaproteobacteria bacterium harbors:
- the gspK gene encoding type II secretion system minor pseudopilin GspK, with product MNRSRFHGLWPGYFNARTGVALLLTLLVTGLLSASTLSFIRMANLEARVADNTYALTQAEILAQAGLRGAMALLSLDKKEYDDLTEPWADFNRFAAMASMLLEEGSFKGKIEDLSRRVNLNALLDKNGLVVLEKQNQVQRLFMLLELDPALMEPLLDWLDRDDDPRSNSSAEGLYYLSLERPYPCANGPLETLGQLTLLKDFTPAIVYGTEAQRGLAEVVAAFPDDSDNRGRININTADPLVLMSLHEGLTANLAQEIVEHRNTQPFRSLEEFRDRLRMDPQLFNDIFGLISVKSSHFLIQVEGLFRQARVVALGIVKRDDKGIALIYYKTG
- the pilM gene encoding pilus assembly protein PilM; the protein is MAFRLFSNILSPGEAVGLSLGAGAVRAVRLARTEAGFDLKDSTSVEFTAALPPHEVEIEAALLRVASLTGGERTRLVANVRARDSRLHFFDLPFDRADKVRQALPYIIEPLIMAPVEGLFFDYLPLTDKRRKGQPALAFAAEPEAVSSVIENLQAAGLNPNAVLPDSLGLVAAGQHFLQAEDRSRSWLLLDLGASQTGMVLFDQGRAIACRTTPYGGLDLTRKLAEAQNIDLSEAEASKRQTDLGDNKDSEPREILVRAWQPLLVEIERTLAASLAERRDQPPVLALAGGGANAPGLRQFLSGRLGLEVKLLNSEAGGAALPLGLTPELASAAGLAILGLSARSRPNLRQGELAPQQALSRYRASLAVMAGGLVLAGFFASGALLLDYRHQNQRYHAVKSEITRVFKEVSPETTRVVSPLAQLRQKVEQTRSGVTGLASEQRRVLGLILEVSRIARSREGLRILDLSLTPQNLELQGEGGSFEDIDRLKNELTRLPFFSEVTVGGARMDPVTRKLTFKLSLKRQTE
- a CDS encoding HDOD domain-containing protein — its product is MEQVTEQQDSLEARVIKTLTLMDQDLPTIPVVLSQIMHMTASDDSSVRDLINVLNQDQALTARILRVANSAYYGLREKATTIERAVVILGFDMVRSLAVGASFIHYFSPKNQYENFDLNAFWAHTTAVGVFAEAIAQDLGGIDPGYAFTAGILHDIGKLVMLIYFEEEFSQVLARVAEHRLDFYEAETLDFGLNHASVGGTLLRHWHIPEVLAWAIEHHHQPLMAEKGLSLAVCVNLADFAARYIQIGSSGSPYLKPPSIELLKSTNLTAKDFKKILKRLTKKKDDVFKLISALD
- a CDS encoding type II secretion system protein M, translated to MRLNQREIAVISAGLVIILGLGVYFFLLAPLAARRDRLKAITSRLEKDLTEMRVLAAEYETLASRQARLRNRVETRGKDFAPFSYLETLARQAGLGGNIESMTPMASTVDEGAAMAEFEVRLAGIGLEELVRFLYSIETSDKVLFINNLRIRPRYLSPTELDVTLRVATPGSS
- a CDS encoding GAF domain-containing protein; the encoded protein is MLDQEFFKKFIKALTEIHGSLSVMRTSEAIVENAAQLFEAQGASLMLYDHGTKALKSSAACGLSQSYLDKGPLAADKSLGETLQREPVVILNATQDERIQYKEEAAQEGIKSIIGLPLQAGNMLVGALRLYFDQTNEPDLDRLAIFENLAKLAGQALKKSFYFSSFHAVLHSIHSMHSSQTLDEVLQNLVESAARGAYARGCVLWLLDNAGNTMMDVSGFGLSERYLNKGPISINRGLGEVETGQPVIICRVAEDDRIQYPDQAAEENIEAMCGFPVRIANRIVGALRFYFQFEFEPDEDDQTYMALLADQVGVALEKDQLVIQLKNESERRQGSIEHETDLPDEE
- the rny gene encoding ribonuclease Y translates to MLLFSITMFFIAIAALLVGAVFGIKWRKHTTEAQIGSIEQLSQRIIEEAQREAANLKKEAALQNKDALYQMKQELERELKDRRAEQNKLERRLIQKEENLDRKADLLSEREIDINKRVSSLSRQEKTISGKTKELDETLATQRETLERIAGVSSDQAKDMLLRSMEEEARYEAAKMLRRIETETREVADKKAKEILSLAIKRFAGDHVAERTISVVNLPGEEMKGRIIGREGRNIRAIEAATGVDLIVDDTPEAVILSCFNPIRREVARLSLERLISDGRIHPARIEEIVTKVNEEIEVSIREAGEQAAFDVGVHGIHPELIKLLGRLKYRSSYAQNVLQHSLEVSFLCGVMAAELGLNVKQAKRAGLLHDIGKAVDHEVEGPHAQIGADLAKRYGEADNVIHAIRAHHEDILPESVLAVLVQAADTLSGARPGARREMLETYVKRLEDLEKIASSFNGISKSYAIQAGREIRIIVDSEQVNDSNSALLCNDICRKIEKELSYPGQIRVTVIRETRSVDYAK
- a CDS encoding XTP/dITP diphosphatase, yielding MQEVTLVLATQNKNKIREISALLQDYPVRIMNLDDFGPKPAPVEDADTFEGNAFLKASHYACILGRPTLADDSGLMIEALGGAPGVHSARWAGEKATDAGKCALILEQMEGQTKRRASFVCALVLAVPAGPALTWTGRIDGELTTEPHGFNGFGYDPIFFYPPLKKTLAELSPAEKGRVSHRGRALAEFKSEFDKVLIWLDERLKEAGSPC